In the Enterococcus saigonensis genome, one interval contains:
- a CDS encoding helix-turn-helix domain-containing protein, translating into MLYFKLDKIMDERKLSINKVSSEADISRPALTAMYNNDSKGVQFETLEKLMKYLNVSLGDLIGEKKEQNIFSFKPTVSIKGIIAAEKTKTDSESNNGFVQVLPSRTLPYDAILLENGTLGEKFNFAITPVDNYKNISKSTSYLQGKAESPNLITSLLITFYRADGKGKQKNVSDINAFLGKLNTEATVLMVESIFKSWLSVYKLLNNNYKNELSELLLIDINLIGNKTRIPLVAKTNKNSKSSDVSLDFSMFKASSKLKGNDTYSSHLEFKEIPENVKMPD; encoded by the coding sequence ATGCTTTATTTCAAATTAGATAAAATAATGGATGAACGAAAATTAAGTATTAACAAGGTTTCTTCAGAGGCTGATATATCGCGCCCAGCTCTTACAGCCATGTATAATAACGATTCAAAAGGTGTCCAATTTGAGACATTGGAAAAATTGATGAAATATCTCAATGTTTCACTTGGGGATTTAATCGGGGAAAAAAAAGAACAAAATATATTCTCCTTCAAACCAACGGTATCTATTAAAGGGATTATTGCAGCAGAGAAAACGAAGACAGATTCTGAATCCAATAACGGTTTTGTTCAAGTTCTCCCATCCCGAACATTACCCTACGATGCAATATTGCTTGAAAATGGGACTTTAGGAGAAAAGTTTAACTTTGCTATCACTCCCGTAGATAATTATAAAAATATTTCTAAATCAACATCGTATCTTCAAGGAAAAGCAGAAAGTCCTAACTTAATTACTTCTTTGTTGATTACCTTTTATCGAGCGGATGGTAAGGGAAAACAAAAAAATGTCAGCGATATTAATGCCTTTTTAGGAAAACTGAATACCGAAGCTACAGTATTGATGGTGGAAAGCATATTCAAATCGTGGCTATCCGTATACAAGCTACTAAATAACAATTATAAAAATGAATTATCCGAGTTATTGCTTATCGATATAAATTTGATAGGCAATAAAACGCGTATTCCTCTAGTAGCAAAAACTAATAAAAATAGTAAATCTAGTGATGTTTCGTTGGATTTTTCCATGTTTAAAGCTTCATCAAAATTGAAGGGGAATGATACTTATTCTTCTCATTTAGAATTTAAAGAAATTCCAGAAAATGTAAAAATGCCTGACTAA
- a CDS encoding MerR family transcriptional regulator has product MKLEVDLSQEIEEQLTDVATRVWAITFQQQLKKREFPEWMDLETTCEYLQVSRSNLSKFIKEKGFPVSVINQTKRCNRKKVDNWMEEFEK; this is encoded by the coding sequence ATGAAATTAGAGGTAGATTTAAGCCAGGAAATTGAGGAACAGCTTACCGATGTTGCTACGAGAGTCTGGGCAATCACGTTTCAACAACAGCTTAAAAAACGTGAATTTCCAGAATGGATGGATTTAGAGACAACTTGTGAATATTTACAAGTATCACGATCTAATCTTTCTAAGTTTATTAAAGAGAAGGGTTTTCCTGTGTCAGTTATCAATCAGACAAAACGGTGTAATCGAAAAAAGGTTGATAACTGGATGGAAGAATTTGAAAAATAA
- a CDS encoding DNA primase family protein yields the protein MSSISDSVLKETFAIRRTVQQKKKNSYFGKTPLNLRVAIKEIESKDVGIAQAMVDELNNISPDWFMCTVEVNQKDSDKFSIDHYFDHEKMGDMIIKKNHLLRFPKLLEGAVYEPLKGAWRYFGKNEMISFTEKICLEELQAWGYYDQRYISPVKTYVKQKTYDPSYSNRSPFEESNPALVPFKNGTYNILTNEMKPHDPDNFILISYNYELDMTGTPTPATDKFFHDFFGDAALFMKQFIGYTFYRSHAPAQDLVFLYGKGGEGKSSFLNMVAENYITKENRTALTPQMLTKDKFAVVDLLGKALNLSGDIDDDYISQTAILKQLTGGDAVRGEFKGIQGFTFVSHSKHIFSMNGFFHFKDMSPGFADRLTIVPITVGNQRLEGATFWESQDLDAMEKESTSFVYQCIQEFKKIFNGKKANFTRSKEMADTKSEWLFDNDRIAQFLFECCVIDTAETKGEIAKTVVAEYRAFCSCNGYRPQSTKELTKYLNDKYEVPKRKNTQGFNDSGQHTYRYSGLKLTSTYRILSD from the coding sequence TTGAGTAGTATAAGCGATTCGGTACTAAAAGAGACATTCGCTATTAGACGTACGGTACAGCAAAAAAAGAAAAACAGTTACTTTGGTAAAACACCGTTAAATTTGCGTGTGGCAATCAAAGAGATTGAAAGCAAAGACGTTGGTATTGCCCAAGCAATGGTTGACGAATTGAACAACATTTCTCCAGATTGGTTTATGTGTACGGTTGAAGTGAACCAAAAAGATTCAGATAAATTTTCAATTGACCATTACTTTGATCACGAAAAAATGGGCGATATGATTATCAAAAAGAATCATTTGTTGCGATTTCCTAAGCTGTTGGAAGGGGCTGTCTATGAGCCGTTAAAAGGCGCTTGGCGGTACTTTGGTAAGAATGAGATGATTTCCTTTACAGAGAAAATCTGTCTCGAAGAACTACAAGCGTGGGGCTACTATGACCAAAGATATATATCACCGGTCAAGACTTATGTAAAACAGAAAACGTATGATCCTTCTTATTCCAACCGATCACCTTTTGAGGAAAGCAATCCGGCATTGGTTCCTTTTAAAAATGGGACGTACAATATTCTCACCAATGAGATGAAGCCCCACGATCCCGATAATTTCATATTGATTTCTTACAACTATGAATTGGATATGACCGGAACGCCTACACCAGCAACAGATAAATTTTTCCATGATTTCTTTGGAGATGCCGCCTTATTCATGAAGCAGTTTATTGGATATACCTTTTATCGAAGCCATGCCCCAGCACAAGACTTGGTTTTCTTATATGGGAAAGGTGGAGAAGGAAAGTCTAGCTTTTTGAATATGGTAGCGGAGAACTATATCACTAAAGAAAATCGTACAGCACTAACTCCACAGATGCTAACAAAAGATAAGTTTGCCGTTGTTGATTTATTAGGTAAAGCCTTAAACCTTAGTGGAGATATTGATGATGATTACATTAGCCAGACAGCAATTTTGAAACAGTTAACTGGTGGAGATGCTGTCCGGGGTGAGTTCAAAGGAATCCAAGGTTTCACCTTTGTGAGCCACTCAAAGCATATTTTTAGTATGAATGGCTTCTTTCACTTCAAGGATATGAGCCCAGGTTTTGCGGATCGTTTAACCATTGTCCCAATCACAGTGGGCAACCAGCGATTGGAAGGTGCTACATTTTGGGAGAGTCAAGATTTAGACGCAATGGAAAAAGAATCTACCAGCTTTGTTTATCAGTGCATACAAGAGTTCAAAAAAATATTTAATGGTAAAAAAGCTAACTTTACACGTTCTAAGGAAATGGCTGATACCAAGTCTGAATGGCTATTTGACAATGACCGTATAGCCCAATTCTTGTTTGAATGTTGCGTGATTGATACTGCTGAAACTAAAGGTGAAATTGCAAAAACGGTTGTTGCTGAATACAGAGCCTTTTGTTCTTGCAATGGTTATAGGCCACAATCTACCAAGGAACTCACTAAGTATTTGAATGATAAATACGAAGTACCAAAAAGGAAAAATACACAAGGGTTTAATGACAGTGGCCAGCACACTTACCGATATAGTGGTTTGAAACTGACCTCAACATATCGAATTTTAAGTGATTGA
- a CDS encoding DUF3206 domain-containing protein gives MLNFISINKPMNMQYTEMMERFLMNTLAFSVALATKDYSTFSQEALDIMAADENWLRESVEWSQSLLVVSLVDGENYQTAEEVAEDLSGLLALYNLATQREMTDHEEALFTNLHDRFLALLLTDEELIEYLLEDEQ, from the coding sequence ATGCTAAATTTCATAAGCATAAATAAACCAATGAACATGCAATACACCGAGATGATGGAACGCTTCTTGATGAACACGCTGGCCTTTAGTGTGGCACTGGCGACGAAGGACTATTCCACGTTCTCACAGGAAGCCTTGGATATAATGGCGGCCGATGAGAATTGGTTGAGGGAATCAGTGGAGTGGAGCCAATCATTGTTGGTGGTATCCCTGGTTGATGGGGAGAACTACCAGACAGCCGAGGAAGTGGCAGAGGACTTATCAGGCTTACTGGCACTGTATAACCTGGCAACTCAACGGGAAATGACGGATCACGAAGAGGCTTTGTTTACCAATCTGCATGATAGGTTCTTGGCGTTGTTGCTGACTGATGAGGAACTGATAGAGTATTTATTGGAGGACGAACAATGA
- a CDS encoding HNH endonuclease signature motif containing protein — MKPRKLCNKAGCRVLVDYNQSYCEKHKRTKVSNVSYSSRKADGGKYFAFYKSRAWEKMSYIYRLNNPCCEQCLKAGVIHKADVVDHIVEIRDDYSRRLDEKNLQSLCHACHNKKTAIEKKKRKKPSL, encoded by the coding sequence ATGAAGCCCCGTAAGCTTTGCAATAAAGCTGGGTGTCGTGTGCTGGTTGATTACAATCAATCCTATTGTGAGAAGCACAAGCGAACGAAGGTAAGCAATGTGAGTTATAGCAGCAGGAAAGCAGATGGTGGTAAGTACTTCGCGTTTTATAAGTCGAGAGCATGGGAGAAGATGTCCTATATCTATCGACTAAATAATCCCTGTTGTGAGCAGTGTTTGAAGGCTGGTGTAATTCATAAAGCTGATGTGGTGGATCATATTGTTGAAATACGAGACGATTATTCAAGAAGATTAGATGAGAAAAATCTTCAAAGTTTATGCCATGCTTGCCACAATAAAAAAACAGCAATCGAGAAAAAGAAACGGAAAAAACCCTCCCTTTGA
- a CDS encoding DUF2292 domain-containing protein, whose product MLSLPDYGSLTIQIQDGKIIFIDELNKHKI is encoded by the coding sequence ATGCTGTCGTTGCCGGACTATGGATCACTTACAATCCAGATACAGGACGGAAAAATTATTTTTATCGATGAATTGAATAAACATAAAATCTGA
- a CDS encoding phage terminase small subunit P27 family yields the protein MANPVTILTNTKREHISNEEKAQREDARQAMFTHKELMSGPPEYFPEMAVKEWNRLVPILKQDLPLSEADYGMLVAYCLAFARVGAAEREIKNKGVFQKAANGARVANPAIRMQSNAMKDMKMAATALGMTMVERSRIALNNAKEKTPQDPFESLMANG from the coding sequence ATGGCGAATCCAGTAACCATATTAACAAATACTAAGCGTGAACATATCTCAAATGAGGAAAAAGCTCAAAGAGAAGATGCCAGACAAGCGATGTTCACTCATAAGGAATTGATGTCCGGCCCCCCTGAATATTTTCCAGAGATGGCCGTGAAGGAATGGAATCGGTTGGTTCCTATCCTAAAACAAGACTTGCCACTTTCTGAAGCTGATTATGGAATGTTGGTGGCGTACTGTCTGGCTTTTGCCCGTGTGGGGGCGGCTGAACGTGAGATTAAGAATAAAGGTGTATTCCAAAAGGCTGCTAATGGTGCTAGGGTAGCGAATCCGGCAATTAGAATGCAATCCAACGCTATGAAGGATATGAAAATGGCCGCTACTGCCCTTGGCATGACAATGGTAGAACGTTCTCGGATTGCCTTGAACAACGCAAAAGAGAAAACACCACAAGATCCATTTGAAAGTTTGATGGCGAATGGATAA